From the genome of Paraburkholderia largidicola:
GCCGGGCGCAGTGGCAATGGCGACGATCGGATCGGAATCTGTTGCGAGCATGTGGGAAACGGCCGAGAAGGGGAAAAGAGTAGCGCACTGACCGCACGCTGAACGCCTGGCATTGTAACGCGGGCCTTTCGGGCATTAGCGTGCGAACCTCGTGAGCGTGGGCGAGTGAGATCCTTCAGATTTATCTCAATCGAGATAAAGCCATTCCGCCGCCCATGCATAGAGAAATTCGGACTCTTCGTGTAGTCTAAGCCCTACAGATCAACGTAAAGCGGACTCTTGAGTCGTTTGGAGGATGCTTCCGATGGGTTGCTGCAACGAGATAGGCAAATCTCAGATACGCGAAATGTAGCGTGTACAGTTGTCTACCTGCGATGCGACGGACTGCACAATCTGCGGATGCCAACCGTCGAAGAAAAAGCGGCTTTTGCCGAGCGACTCAAGTTCGCGATGAGACGCGCCCCGGAAAAACTCAAGGGCGGGACCGATCTCGCATTGCATTTCAACCTACGCCATCGCGGCGATCAGCCGGTGTCGCCGCAAACGGTACACAAGTGGCTGAGCGGCCGCACCATTCCCACTGACGACAAGTTGCGCACACTCGCGGCGTGGCTCGAAGTGGACGTCCACTGGCTGCATTATGGGCCTTCGCCGGGTGGATCGACGCGGAATGTTCCGAAGCCGTTGTCGCGCGGTGAGAAATATCCGCTCTCGCCCGAAACGCTCGAACTGGCGTCGAAAATCGAATCACTGACGCCGCATCATCGTTACCTGGTTCAGGAACTGATTTCCCAGTTTTACGGCGACGCCGATAACTCTTAAGAGATCAAAGACGTAAAAAAACCGCCCGGCTGAAACCGGGCGGTTTTTTTTGTCGCCTGGAATCGGACTGGCGCTTCGTCCGTCCGATTCGGGCGCTCGATCAAGCGGCCTTTTTCCTTTGACCCATCATGCGCGTGATGTAGTACTGCTGCGCGATCGACAGCACGTTGTTCACGACGTAGTACAGCACGAGACCGGCTGGGAAGAAGAAGAACATGACCGAGAACGCGATCGGCATGAACATCATCATCTTGGCCTGGACGGGGTCCGGCGGCGTCGGGTTGAGCTTCGTCTGAACGAACATCGAGACAGCCATCAGAACCGGCAGGATGAAGTACGGATCTTGTTGCGACAGATCGTGAATCCACAGAATCCACGGCGCGCCGCGCATTTCCACCGACGACAGCAGCACCCAGTACAGCGAGATAAACACCGGAATCTGAATCACGACGGGCAGACAGCCGCCAAACGGATTCACTTTCTCAGTCTTGTACAGCTCCATGAGCGCCGCGTTCATCTTCTGCGGATCGCCCTTGAAGCGCTCGCGCAGCGCCTGCATGCGCGGCGTGATTTCCTTCATGCGGGCCATCGACTTGTAGCTCGCGGCCGACAGCGGGAAGAACACCGCCTTGATCAGCAGCGTCAGCAGCACGATCGCCCAGCCCCAGTTGCCGACGTAGCTGTGGATCTTCTCGAGCAGCCAGAACAGCGGCTTCGCGATGATCGTCACCCAGCCGTAGTCCTTCACCAGTTCCAGACCCGGCGCGATGCCTTCGAGCATGCGCTCTTCTTCCGGACCGGCGAACAGACGCGCGGATACGTCGACCGTCTTACCCGGCTCGATCGTCTGCAGCGGCTGCTTGACGCCGACGCGATACAGCGACGGATCGATCTTCTCGACGTAGATATCGCGCTTCACGCCCTGCTGCGGAATCCATGCCGACGCGAA
Proteins encoded in this window:
- the yidC gene encoding membrane protein insertase YidC, coding for MDIKRTVLWVIFFMSAVMLFDNWQRDHGRPSMFFPSATQTKTAAPAAPGSAAAGSQPADLPQTSAAAPGSTAPATQQAQLVSFSTDVYRGQIDTRGGTLSKLTLIKPGEGKQPDQVITLFDHTADHTYLARTGLLGGDFPNHTDVFTPVPGQATDMTGNTLKLSFESPEKGGLKVVKTYTFTRGSYVIDVDTKIQNVGTTPVKPTAYMELVRDSQPVETPRFSHTFIGPAVYTEQHHFQKLTFGDIDKNKEDYATSADNGWVAMVQHYFASAWIPQQGVKRDIYVEKIDPSLYRVGVKQPLQTIEPGKTVDVSARLFAGPEEERMLEGIAPGLELVKDYGWVTIIAKPLFWLLEKIHSYVGNWGWAIVLLTLLIKAVFFPLSAASYKSMARMKEITPRMQALRERFKGDPQKMNAALMELYKTEKVNPFGGCLPVVIQIPVFISLYWVLLSSVEMRGAPWILWIHDLSQQDPYFILPVLMAVSMFVQTKLNPTPPDPVQAKMMMFMPIAFSVMFFFFPAGLVLYYVVNNVLSIAQQYYITRMMGQRKKAA
- a CDS encoding transcriptional regulator, which codes for MPTVEEKAAFAERLKFAMRRAPEKLKGGTDLALHFNLRHRGDQPVSPQTVHKWLSGRTIPTDDKLRTLAAWLEVDVHWLHYGPSPGGSTRNVPKPLSRGEKYPLSPETLELASKIESLTPHHRYLVQELISQFYGDADNS